TCATCATCAATAACAATGGTATGTGGTACAGCTCCAAGATGAACTTATTCACCAATCACCATGCTTAGAGGATGGacacatttaaaatttgtactaTAGCCATGAATAACAGTATTAAACTTACAGCTCTATATATAAACTCTAATTTGAGGtcaaaaatgcaaatttagtTGGTGTAAAATATATTGGTTATAAAATTCTCCACTTTTAGATGCATTTGGTTGGTGTCATGAAATTTGGGCGTAGATTAAGAATTGAAGTTTCCCAATTCtgaattaattgtttattacCATAAATCTATGAGgtttaaaaatagatttttcCGATTCTCGCCTAGTTTTATGGgaattaaacttaaaataattttggactaataatctttttataataatttctgGGTAGTGTTTATTGTTTGAATAATGTTGTAGTTTAGGGGAATTTTAACGTAGGTGTGTAAATTAAAAGCGATGATTTTGCGAATCCAAAATTTCTGTCATATTAGAAAAATTCTTTCACGTATAAGGAAAAGTAATTGGACATGCCAATTACCATATTAGGAACATTGTTCAAATTGTTGATCCTTGTAAAAATGGCAAAAGCTAGTGTAGATGTAGtgaagtactactattttttttaaattgataaagaTCAAACGAAGATCTCTATTCTTATTCTCTGTGGCGAAGATTTGGCTCTGTATCTTCCCTCTACTTGTATtgcattctttctttttactgatcctcttattttatatttgttccttggctttataaaatttgtttagttttgtgggaaattttgtgtataatttgtTTAGTCTTATTCAATTAGCTATAGCCAAGCTcagatcatcatcatcatcatcatcatcatcatcatcatcatcatcttcttcttcttcttcttcttcttcttcttcttcttccccatcCAATAACattaacaacaacaataaccCTCTTGCTCTTCATGTTGCTACTGCCTCCACCTCATGATCACCTTCATACATAACTATCATAGATTCATAGGAGTATATGCAATGTTATTAGGCTCTTCTGATTCTCTTGACTTGctgtttttgaattttgtaagATTAGCTACTGATCTTCAAATATTGTTAACCTGATTCTACATTAATCTATTCATTTGCTATTGATTTCTGATGGTAGGAGCAGGGATGCTTTGCTTTAATTCGCAATTATAGTTTGAGGATTTCTTTCGTTACTCATTTATTAATGatataaatagagagaaaCACAGTAGTACTAGCATTTTATTTGCTCTGTATTGTCTATCCATCTGCTGGGGCTGAAGCAGAGAAGGGATACAGACAAACATTGTTACCTTCATTGTCGTGAAACTAATCTAGTAACTATTTGATACAAACGCAACTGCAAACAAACGACGCATACAGTCTTCCAGGTGAAGTAATCAAGCTCCAGATTGACAAGTGTTGATAGGCAGAAAGCTATTGTTCACTAGTTAGTTAATCATAaggtgtatcaaattttcatttgtatatTCCCTAATTGTGTAGCAGTATTTGTAAGATGATTATAACTCCAAATTTAGTGATTTTGTATTCATTCTAGTAAATGAATTGTGCATTTCAAGATCCATCAATGTAGGAGTAGTTAACAAGAAGCTTCCAGCTCAAACTGAACTTGAATTtctaataatcataattaaatagcaaaataagTAGATTCTATGTAGTTAAAGGATGAATAATCCAACCATGTATAAATGGCAGAAAAAATCATCTTCCACCTTTTCTGCAAATCTGTAGCTGTTGTTGCATTTCTAGTTAACCAGCTCAAACAATGAATGCTTCAAAGCATTTGGATCTAAGTCTGCTCTCATAGCCTTCAATAACAAAACAGACGCCAACATGAGAGtgagaatgagagagagagagagagttttaGGAAAATACCTCCACAGTGAGAACATTGGACACCAAGCCATGGAGTGTGGAGACATTGACATCTGCAACCTCAAGTCCTAGGCAACCAATGGCATCAATCAACTGTGAAAAGGCGCCCTGTCTTTGCTTGCTTATAACCTTCACCAAGAAATCTTTCACCCCGAGTTGGAACACTTCAACTCCCACCTGTGCATTGTGCAAAAAACTCAACATCAAACATCACTATAAACGAAATTTGGTTAGATTCCGAAGACCTGATGTGTTTTCCTTACCAGGATCGCGGTGTTTTCACTTGCACTACCCTTCTTATCTGCACAATCCCTCACCAACAATGGACATTCTGCTGTGGCATTAACCTCATTGCGGTCTTCCTCTTCTAATGCTTTGAGTTCTTGTTCATATTTTCTGATACACACCTCCAACTCCTTTATGTAATCAGCTGCATCAACCAATGTACCAACTTTATCCATCTGCAAGCAAGAAAACAGTTTCAATTTCAATCATAACTGGAAATATGGTTCCCAAATTGCAACTGTGTGATATTTGTCATTAAACCTTAGAGATGTTTGGGACTAGTGCGCGAAGAGCATACTCCCGATCTTTGATCCTCTTCCTCCGATTTCTCTCAGTCATAAGATTCTTCGACAAGAAAGGCCCCCTTTCCATCATCTGCCTAGTTTTCGCACCTACTTTCTCATTGCCATTATTACTCAATGCCAGATCTCTGCACTTTCTCCTTCTCAATCTTGGTAATTCGACATTACCCTTGCTTGACTTCTCCTTCGACATCTCACTTATTGTGCGATGATCAGGGCCTAGTTGGAGTACCTGATGCTCGTTCGAAAGACTGGAACAAGTGGACGATCCATCATAGCTAGAATAGTTTTTTGGTTGGGACATTTGGCAACCAAGAGTTGGATAGTGCAACCAAGGGGGCAAGTTTAATTGATAACTACTTTCCACGCTTTCTTGTTTGAGAGTGCCTCTAAAACGAGCAGAGATGTAGTCGATGGTCTTCTGATCTCTTGGTACCTGAAAACAGAACCAAAATTCATCCTCAATGTTTCATCAAAACACCATGTGGGATTTCACCATGGGAACAAAAGCCTTACATGCTTAGAGGTAAAGAGTTCGATTAAACCCCACGTTACCGGGATGAGGACTTGTGTTCCATTTGATTCCTGCAAGTCATTCATATTAACAAAGGGACCTCTCAATCAAGGCTAGAAATTGATGATGATGCTTGTATCCAACAACACAAATCTAAATTTCAATCATACTCAATTTGCAGTATCAACAACACAGGTCATAGATTATTGTTCAATGCTTGTTTAATTCCTAAAAGCCTATTTCAACAGAAAACACAATTGCACTGCAGAATTTAATCACATGATTGAACTATAAGTTTTAGAGATTATTGCAAGGAACATACATCATCGTCGTTGCTCCGAGTAGTCGTCCACCTCACCCGTTTCGACATTACAACATCTCCATGAACCCTACCGAATCACACCATTCAGAAACACATACTCAGCAgcaaaattgatgaattaaagcagtgaaaaatgagttacCCTGAATACAGAGGAATAGCGGAGGGCAAGTGAGCAAGCTTCCTGCAAGCATTACTCGTAATCGGATGCTTAATCAAACTATCCTTGCACTCATCAATCAGATTAACACCCATAATTTTGACCCCATCACCACTTCTTCCACTACTGCAACAGCACGCCCCCCACTCAATAAATCTGTAAACAAAAAAGGCAAATCAAATTGGGAATTCTCTCAGAGTACAACATAATTAACAGAGAGTAAAACCTCGAGGGATCATCGCCCAGCTTCCAAATCACACAGTAATCCCATGGCTGATTGTTAATGAGAGGCCTCAGCCACTCAATTCCTTTCTCCAAACTTGCTGCCATTTCAAGCATTTCTCTCGAAGCAGATAATTTCTCGATGAGAAACTGAAAGGGCGCCTTTATAATAGTTGAAGTATCTCTTTGCATTCAATGATTGATCTCTGGTTAAAGCTTTGGACGACAGGCATAACCAACTTTACAAAACAAATCGCCAGTGTactcctctctctctacttGATCACAACAAAAATCGAATCTGATTCTCTCTGCGTTGATGATGATAGCTAAAATCGTAGAGAAGAAAAGTGGGAAAAGAGGTGAAAAATGGCACAAGAAGTTTTCAAAACGATCACTTGATACTTGATAACTGAACGTGACCATTTTTGGGAAGGGGGaccaaaacaaacacaacaaattaaaagatcaaaactgaaaaactaaataattctAGATTTGCCAGTATTATtcatattaaatgaaatttattaatgttATTTGCTCTTTCTGATATCTTAAATTGAGCACAATAGCTTATtatacatatgaaaatttcaaaaatactaGAGACAAGCACAAGCACATTAATTGAGAAAACataataatgagaaaaaagggggaaaaaacaatattatatcGTAAAATTTGGTCGTTGCTTCCTTTCTAATAGTGATTGCTCAAGCATGAGACTCTAAGtcacttcaattatttgtCAAGAATTCTTGATCAGCCACTTATTATAGTATATGTAGAATACGATTAGAGTGAAACTACAATTTAGATGTGTGCATTATTACGTATACACGAATAAAACATCACAGGAATTGTTGCAATACTACGAGTATCATTTTCATCGTTACAAATTGTTATACACATGTCTTTGGCATAAAAATGGATGcaagtaaatttttataattctgACAAAATTATCCTCATTTGAGAGTAtatgatttatgaaaaataaatttaaaacaacatagttatattaaaatgaattttctTGAGAGATTTGAGTATTGTCACTATATGGCATGTAGCCTTtgttttaatatgaaatttgattgttttaaaTCCAAACTCTATCTATAAGcatatgtatttttatgtgGATGGCGTGGGGATATTGTTAgacaaaatatttgtatatattggGGGGTACTATGGCTTTTGTGGAGGTACAGTACTTCCTCTGTTGTATTGTACCTTCTTCTCATTATGCTGTTTTTTAGTACATTCAAAACTGTAGACCGGTttaatacaacaaaaattactCTAATACAGTAATTAGCTCTTGATTGTTGGAGCTGCTATAGGTACTTTCTCTTTAGAACTTTAGAagtatagaaatattttttagattcGTCGagaattcaattaaattttacttttagaaATCGAAAACAACATAGATTGAAACTCAAAGCAACCCTCTCTGCTCCCATGCACCATCACAGATCAATACCATGAATTAATAGAGAATCAAGGTTAACAACACTCCTAGGATAACTAGCTAACCTTATCAAATAAGAAGAAAGTTTGACAAACTCAATTCACATTAAAAAGAGGAATAcaccactaccaaaaatatgaaataatagCGATGTTCATCTAGGCTAAATTCCCCCAGTAAAAACAAATAGATCAATTCAAAATTCGGCCCTTTTAccataatcaaaataattaattgaaaatcatCATTATATTGATAGCcttgagatttattttttttactaaatcaattttgcaaatttgagaaacaataagaatgaaaataaaaaccgCTGCACCCCTGTTTCTGGGCTTTCAAAATGTTGACGACGATTGGGTTGGGATAAAAAAAGCGGTGAAAAAACCTAGTGATCAATGATCAACCGGAGAGAATTTTTTGGATCGGCTAAATCTTCGTTTCGATTTAACAACCTAGGTGAAAATCACAGAAAATACtcccaaaattttcaaataaatgatcacagaaaaattgagattgcaattttattccactgtttttgtataattttaaaagtttaaattagTGTtagatttgaattaaaaaaaatactatagaCCAATTATGTCATTAAAAGTTAGGCAATATGGGGAAAAAAGGTTGAGAATCATTTGAAATGTGGTTAATATTTTTCTGTAATAATCTTGTTTTGAGTTTAATGATCTGAAAAGTGCAAACTCTATTTTCCAATGACCTAATTCCAAGTTTAACAATTCTTTCGGTCCTCTTACCATAATCAAAAGAATTAATTGAGAATTCACTATTACTTGCTCCGATTCTGAtcccaaaaaaagaaattatttgtttttctaacTAAATATTAGCactatactaatatttatttgttggcatttgaaaagaaataaaaaccCAAAACCCATCACAAAAACCCAAAACATAAAACCACACTCGAGAGGAATACACAAACGAAAAGCCCAAAAACAAATTCCACCCAATGAGATCATCActaatcaaaatatcaatgaatttgatttaaatcACGTCCTCAAGAATTAGCTACATACGGAGTGGTATataacattatatatatttgaattcatgACATTTCAATagatttaattcataaataacGCTCTCAATAATTTGCTACTCCATATACTATATCTTTGAATTcatggaatttaatttaaataaccCCCTCAATAATTTGCTATACACAATATTAGATTTGAATTCTACATTaccaataaatttaattcaaatttccctccattttttactttgtatACAATTTTTTGGGGGTTGGCCGCAAATTCATCACATTTTCTCCTCACCATAcacattttcttgaaaatcaaTTTCCTACGATAAATTCCAACGCAATTTCCgcttcaaaattttttatcattctcCCATCACATCTCCCTCACAAAAAAACCATAacctaattataaaaaatccCCAATTCCATCTCTTTTAATTCGATCACCATCAAAAAATCATCCACACGCACACATCCCATCCGATCCGATCCGATCTGATCAATGGATGCGGCGGAGCTGCGGCGCGTGTTCAGCATGTTCGACCGCAACAACGACGGCACGATCAGCCGGAAGGAGCTGAGCGAGTCGATGGAGAAGCTGGGGATCCACATCCCGGAGAAGGAGCTGTCGCAGATGATCGACAAGATCGACGCCAACGGCGACGGCTGCCTCGACGTGGACGAGTTCGGCGAGCTCTACGCCGCCATCATGGAGGACGAGGGCCGaggggacgaggacgaggacaTGCGCGAGGCGTTCAACGTCTTTGACCAGAACGGCGACGGATTCATCACCGTGGAGGAGCTCCGCGCCGTGCTGTCGTCGCTCGGGCTCAAGCAGGGCCGCACGATTGAGGATTGCAAGCAGATGATCATGAAGGTCGACGTCGACGGAGACGGCAGGGTTAACTATGATGAGTTCCGCCAGATGATGAAGGGCGGAGGCTTTGCCGCTTTGACTAGTTAAATCTGTTCTCTCCTTCTTTCATTTAACATGCAAAAAGccaaaccaatttttttttatttaattttactagtattttctttttaagtatattatactaatattattaatattgttgttgttttggGACTGATATATATTTGAATGGAATTTATCTGACATATATCTATTGGAAGGGATCACCTCATACTTTGTATATTTACTTTCAGAATCAGAGTCGTGTGTACATGTAACCCTTTATTAGGTCTATTTTCTAGGAAAAATTGGAGCATatctaaaatcaagaaatgtgTCTCAATTAGATGGGGATGGATTCCACAAATGTGTCTCAATTTAGGTGGGTATGGATTCCACCATGAACATTTTCCGTAATTTACACCATTAAATTAGGTGATTAATTTGTCATTGAATACGTGCCAGCACTACTCAGCAGCTTCCCACCACATACTAAAGGTTGGTATAcagttttatttgtttaaaggtGTGTCGATAAATGGACTCAAAACATGCACTTCTTGATTCATGATTGCGATGTAGCTTGTAATGTCCTAATACTCCATGTTAATTACAGAATGATTGATTGCGATGGTTGGGGTTCTTAGTTTAAGATATATTTATGCATtggtgaatattttgatgaagaatatAAATTGCATAATAATCTGTAGTCCAAACTGAAATGTTCTACATCCTACGacgagagaaaaaaaaaaaagatttgtgGATCATCGACTAAGCTACCATTATATTGTTAGGGgatgtgttatattgctaactatttaaattgctaactctgctaactcatcaatatagtgtattaaaaatgtcaatacggtgacatcaaaatgtcaacacataatatcagcacactatattgaagttcaataaaattatgtattgacatttaaatatcatcgtgttgacatttttaatgcactgcattgatgagttagcaagttagcaacttaaaaaagttagcaattgatcataCCCCTATATTGTTATCTTTATAGtgttatttacatttttcttaagaaagaaaacaattaagtgacaaatttttaattcgtGCCGCAACCCAAAAGTTGAAATAAAGCAGGagttttttaatcaattttataagTTCAATCACAATATTAGGataataaaattccaattatTGGAGAATGTGATACCCAACCCCACACCGGCtttattttgatgaattattttacaattttataattttactcaATATGGAGCATTAATATATTTCACAAACAATTTAGAGCCTTTTTTCATATAAAGTTGCTAAATTATTCAAGAAACTAATTAATAAGCTAGTGTCGACCAAACAATTGAAAGCCTTTGTATCACCTCATCTcgcaattaaataatgataatggAGATAGATAGAAATGAGAAACTCGGGGCTTCCATTTAGGATTCCTTATCCCAACTTTACTTGTACCTAATTCTGGCTCATATACCAACGAATTTAGGCATTTTCAAATAATCTGTAGGAAATTAAATGCAACGTGCCAAATATCC
The genomic region above belongs to Salvia hispanica cultivar TCC Black 2014 chromosome 3, UniMelb_Shisp_WGS_1.0, whole genome shotgun sequence and contains:
- the LOC125212480 gene encoding calmodulin-like protein 7: MDAAELRRVFSMFDRNNDGTISRKELSESMEKLGIHIPEKELSQMIDKIDANGDGCLDVDEFGELYAAIMEDEGRGDEDEDMREAFNVFDQNGDGFITVEELRAVLSSLGLKQGRTIEDCKQMIMKVDVDGDGRVNYDEFRQMMKGGGFAALTS
- the LOC125212479 gene encoding transcription factor bHLH90, with the protein product MQRDTSTIIKAPFQFLIEKLSASREMLEMAASLEKGIEWLRPLINNQPWDYCVIWKLGDDPSRFIEWGACCCSSGRSGDGVKIMGVNLIDECKDSLIKHPITSNACRKLAHLPSAIPLYSGVHGDVVMSKRVRWTTTRSNDDDESNGTQVLIPVTWGLIELFTSKHVPRDQKTIDYISARFRGTLKQESVESSYQLNLPPWLHYPTLGCQMSQPKNYSSYDGSSTCSSLSNEHQVLQLGPDHRTISEMSKEKSSKGNVELPRLRRRKCRDLALSNNGNEKVGAKTRQMMERGPFLSKNLMTERNRRKRIKDREYALRALVPNISKMDKVGTLVDAADYIKELEVCIRKYEQELKALEEEDRNEVNATAECPLLVRDCADKKGSASENTAILVGVEVFQLGVKDFLVKVISKQRQGAFSQLIDAIGCLGLEVADVNVSTLHGLVSNVLTVEAMRADLDPNALKHSLFELVN